One segment of Acidianus sp. HS-5 DNA contains the following:
- the psmA gene encoding archaeal proteasome endopeptidase complex subunit alpha — protein MAFGPAAMGYDRAITIFSPDGSLYQVDYAFEAVKKGWTTLGIKTKSTVVVLGEKKKASQLLDLDSIEKVFLLDDHVGCSFAGLASDGRVLIDYARNSALQHRLIYDEPITVDYLTKLISDVKQMYTQHGGVRPFGVALIIGGVDNGATKLFMTEPSGQFMPYQAVAIGQGGYTATEYLEKNYKEDLNIEDTILLALNALKSTLKPGEKLGPSNVEIGYATADTGVFRKLSAEEKVQYLQKLG, from the coding sequence TTGGCTTTTGGACCAGCCGCTATGGGATACGATAGAGCAATAACAATATTTTCTCCAGATGGATCTTTATATCAAGTAGATTATGCTTTTGAAGCAGTAAAAAAAGGTTGGACTACATTAGGTATTAAGACAAAGTCAACCGTAGTAGTACTTGGAGAAAAGAAGAAGGCTTCTCAATTACTAGACTTAGATAGTATAGAAAAGGTATTTTTATTAGATGATCATGTAGGTTGCAGTTTCGCTGGCTTAGCCTCAGACGGTAGAGTATTGATAGACTATGCAAGGAATTCTGCACTTCAACATAGGCTTATTTATGATGAACCAATAACTGTGGATTATCTAACGAAATTAATCTCTGATGTTAAGCAAATGTACACACAGCATGGTGGAGTTAGACCTTTCGGAGTAGCTCTAATAATAGGCGGAGTAGATAATGGAGCAACAAAGCTCTTCATGACAGAGCCCAGTGGTCAATTCATGCCATATCAAGCTGTGGCTATAGGCCAAGGAGGATACACTGCTACAGAATATCTAGAAAAGAATTATAAGGAAGATTTGAACATAGAGGATACAATATTACTAGCTTTAAACGCACTTAAGTCTACATTGAAACCTGGAGAGAAGTTAGGACCAAGTAATGTAGAAATAGGTTACGCAACAGCTGATACTGGAGTCTTCAGGAAGTTAAGTGCAGAGGAAAAAGTACAATATTTACAAAAGTTGGGGTGA
- a CDS encoding ribosome assembly factor SBDS codes for MARQDYIVIKYESHGERFEILVKPKEAMAFRAGKSISLSDVVISDTVYKDVKKGLKASPSALKKVFGTTDFETIVREILLKGEIPITAEQRKEILENKKKQLIDFIHSNAIDPKTHLPIPPARIEAAMEEARVQIDINRDIESQALQIIHELARIIPIKVARATLEIKVPAKYSSKVKSQLSNLGSIKKTNWLNDGTLIAELEIPAGAQEEVIDKLNSLTKGEAEVKVLQVV; via the coding sequence ATGGCAAGACAAGATTATATAGTGATAAAATATGAGTCTCATGGTGAAAGGTTCGAAATACTTGTGAAGCCAAAAGAAGCAATGGCTTTTAGGGCTGGAAAGTCAATATCTCTTTCTGATGTTGTAATTTCTGATACTGTTTATAAGGATGTAAAAAAAGGCCTAAAAGCTTCTCCATCAGCATTAAAAAAAGTATTTGGAACCACTGATTTCGAAACAATAGTAAGAGAAATTTTATTGAAAGGAGAAATACCAATAACTGCAGAGCAGAGGAAGGAAATACTAGAAAACAAAAAGAAACAGTTAATAGATTTTATTCATAGTAATGCTATTGACCCAAAGACTCATTTACCCATACCACCAGCTAGAATAGAGGCAGCAATGGAAGAAGCAAGGGTGCAAATAGATATCAATAGAGACATTGAATCTCAGGCATTGCAAATAATTCATGAGTTAGCAAGAATAATACCAATTAAAGTAGCTAGAGCTACATTAGAAATAAAAGTCCCCGCTAAATATAGCTCTAAGGTAAAGTCTCAGTTGTCTAACCTTGGAAGCATTAAGAAAACTAACTGGCTAAATGATGGAACTTTGATTGCAGAATTGGAAATACCTGCAGGAGCACAAGAGGAAGTAATTGACAAATTAAATTCCTTAACTAAAGGAGAAGCAGAAGTAAAAGTTTTACAAGTGGTATAA
- the rrp4 gene encoding exosome complex RNA-binding protein Rrp4, whose product MDSTQNNSNNKIYFKSRSVIVPGDLIAEGNFQVPWSPYIYKVNTKYYSTVIGIIDPKDSTFEIIPLEGSHYYPRLGDIVIGLVEDVELYGWVVDIKAPYSAYLPGLSLLGRPVNVGEDLRKYLDIGDYVIAKVENFDRTISPVLTVKGKGLGRLNNGKIIDIMPVKIPRVIGKNKSMYELLTSETGCEMVVAQNGRIWANCPSKDMEEVLFLSVKTIERESHIKGLTDRIKELIEKKKGELNATNSKA is encoded by the coding sequence ATGGATTCAACTCAAAATAATTCTAATAATAAAATTTACTTTAAATCTAGGAGTGTAATAGTTCCTGGAGATCTTATTGCAGAGGGAAATTTTCAAGTACCTTGGTCACCGTATATCTACAAGGTAAACACTAAGTATTATTCTACTGTAATAGGTATAATAGATCCTAAAGATTCAACTTTTGAAATAATACCTCTTGAAGGATCTCATTACTATCCAAGACTAGGAGATATTGTAATAGGGCTTGTAGAAGATGTAGAACTATATGGATGGGTTGTTGATATTAAGGCACCTTATTCGGCATATTTACCTGGGCTTTCTCTTTTAGGAAGACCAGTTAATGTAGGTGAAGATTTAAGGAAATACCTTGATATTGGAGATTATGTGATAGCCAAGGTAGAAAACTTTGATAGGACAATAAGCCCGGTATTAACTGTAAAAGGGAAAGGATTAGGAAGATTAAATAATGGTAAAATAATAGACATAATGCCAGTAAAAATTCCTAGGGTAATAGGAAAGAATAAGAGCATGTATGAATTATTAACGTCTGAAACAGGATGCGAGATGGTAGTTGCGCAAAATGGCCGTATATGGGCAAATTGTCCATCCAAAGATATGGAAGAAGTGTTATTTTTATCTGTAAAAACTATAGAAAGGGAATCTCATATTAAAGGTCTAACTGATAGAATAAAAGAATTAATAGAAAAGAAAAAAGGTGAGTTAAATGCTACAAATTCAAAAGCCTAA
- the rrp41 gene encoding exosome complex exonuclease Rrp41 codes for MLQIQKPKLILDNGLRLDGRKPDELRPMKMEVGVLKNADGSAIVEVGNTKILAAAYGPREMHPRHLALPNRAVLRVRYHMTPFSTDERKNPAPSRREIELSKVIREALESQILVEQFPRTSIDVFMEVLQADAGTRLASLMAASLAVIDAGIPVRDLIAAVAVGKADGVVVLDLNEPEDMWGEADMPVAMMPSIGQINLLQLNGNMTSEEFKQGMELAMKGINIIYNLEKETLKNKYAELKEE; via the coding sequence ATGCTACAAATTCAAAAGCCTAAATTAATTTTGGATAACGGATTAAGATTAGATGGAAGGAAGCCAGATGAATTAAGACCGATGAAAATGGAAGTAGGAGTGTTAAAGAACGCAGATGGCTCAGCAATAGTAGAAGTTGGGAATACTAAAATCTTAGCGGCGGCTTATGGGCCTAGAGAAATGCACCCAAGACATCTAGCTTTACCGAATAGAGCAGTATTAAGAGTAAGATATCACATGACACCTTTTTCGACAGATGAAAGAAAGAATCCTGCACCTAGTAGGAGGGAAATTGAATTATCTAAAGTAATAAGAGAAGCATTGGAATCTCAAATACTTGTAGAACAGTTTCCTAGAACTTCCATTGATGTGTTCATGGAAGTGTTACAAGCCGATGCCGGAACAAGATTAGCATCTCTAATGGCAGCATCTTTAGCTGTAATCGATGCCGGTATCCCTGTAAGAGACTTAATAGCCGCAGTGGCAGTAGGTAAAGCTGATGGTGTTGTTGTCCTAGATTTAAATGAGCCTGAAGATATGTGGGGAGAAGCGGATATGCCAGTTGCAATGATGCCTTCTATTGGGCAAATAAATCTATTGCAGCTTAATGGAAACATGACTTCAGAAGAATTTAAGCAAGGAATGGAATTAGCGATGAAAGGAATAAATATTATTTATAACTTAGAAAAAGAGACTCTTAAAAACAAATATGCTGAATTAAAGGAGGAGTAA
- the rrp42 gene encoding exosome complex protein Rrp42, protein MSITPPNENIVPLIKRESILASLDRGIRTDGRKFNEYRQLSITLGYARKADGSALVKLGDTTVLAGVKVEPEEPFEDTPNQGNLVVNVELLPLAYETFEAGPPDENAIELSRVVDRSLRDSKSIDLTKLVIETGKKIWTIWVDIYVLDYGGNILDACTLAAVSALYDAKLPKVVKEGDEIKIVKEEKGDKLPMNFPVVTVSVAKIGKHLVVDPDLDEEGIMDAKISLSYTPEGRIVGIQKTGIGTFTLAEIDNVETLARSVSQNLLEELKKQINIQ, encoded by the coding sequence ATGTCAATAACACCACCAAACGAGAATATAGTTCCATTGATTAAAAGGGAAAGCATTCTAGCTAGTTTAGATAGGGGAATTAGGACAGATGGTAGGAAATTCAATGAATATAGACAATTAAGCATAACATTAGGTTACGCAAGGAAGGCAGATGGCTCAGCATTAGTTAAGCTTGGAGATACTACAGTCTTAGCTGGAGTTAAAGTAGAACCCGAGGAACCTTTTGAAGATACTCCAAACCAAGGTAACCTAGTAGTAAACGTAGAACTATTACCATTAGCATACGAAACATTTGAAGCTGGTCCTCCAGATGAAAATGCCATAGAATTATCCAGAGTTGTCGATAGAAGCCTTAGAGATTCTAAATCCATAGATTTGACTAAGTTAGTGATTGAAACTGGTAAGAAGATATGGACGATATGGGTAGACATATATGTTCTGGATTACGGTGGAAATATATTAGATGCGTGTACTCTAGCTGCTGTATCTGCGCTTTATGATGCTAAGTTACCTAAAGTTGTGAAGGAAGGCGATGAAATAAAAATTGTTAAGGAAGAGAAAGGTGATAAACTTCCAATGAATTTCCCAGTGGTTACAGTATCTGTAGCTAAAATAGGCAAACACTTAGTAGTTGATCCAGATTTAGACGAAGAAGGTATAATGGATGCGAAAATTTCACTCTCTTATACTCCAGAAGGTAGGATAGTTGGAATACAGAAGACAGGTATAGGTACGTTTACCTTAGCAGAAATAGATAATGTTGAAACCTTAGCTAGGTCTGTTAGTCAAAATTTATTGGAAGAACTTAAAAAGCAAATAAACATACAATAG
- a CDS encoding 50S ribosomal protein L37ae: MAKYKVVGIAGRFGPRYGSTLRKRWKEVMEKRYQDYQCPVCKSVGTVARLASGIWYCKKCNAKWAGLAYTPY, encoded by the coding sequence ATGGCTAAATACAAGGTTGTAGGTATAGCAGGCAGATTTGGTCCTAGATATGGATCTACTTTGAGAAAAAGATGGAAGGAAGTAATGGAAAAGAGATATCAAGATTATCAATGCCCTGTATGTAAATCCGTTGGTACTGTAGCCAGATTAGCCAGTGGAATTTGGTATTGTAAAAAATGTAATGCGAAATGGGCTGGTCTTGCCTATACGCCATATTAA
- a CDS encoding family 52 olfactory receptor yields the protein MISITISIDGIPDDIREIIRSAILLEKIDERYVSITDPLNIKIKAEAISRGRAIMNSYIFWLYTILRTLEEVDKSGRKNSP from the coding sequence ATGATTTCAATAACTATCTCAATAGATGGAATACCTGACGATATAAGGGAAATAATTCGTAGTGCAATACTTTTGGAAAAAATAGACGAGAGATATGTTAGTATTACCGATCCTTTAAATATTAAAATTAAGGCAGAGGCAATAAGCCGAGGTAGGGCAATAATGAACTCTTATATATTTTGGCTCTATACAATTCTAAGAACATTAGAAGAGGTGGATAAGAGTGGCAGAAAAAATTCCCCCTGA
- a CDS encoding prefoldin subunit beta — protein MAEKIPPEVQTQLIKLQQLQKQLDNLTYERSVIDSELREINKILEELSKLTTDTSVYKIVGNILVKKDKTAIEQELNDRKEILELRSRTYLKQESLLRKQFEDLQKNVNDLLQRYYPQLKGSSNPPKA, from the coding sequence GTGGCAGAAAAAATTCCCCCTGAGGTGCAGACTCAGTTAATAAAACTTCAGCAGTTACAAAAACAATTAGATAATTTAACATATGAGAGGAGTGTAATTGACAGCGAATTAAGGGAGATAAATAAGATCCTAGAGGAATTATCAAAACTAACTACAGATACGTCAGTATATAAGATTGTAGGTAATATTTTAGTTAAGAAAGATAAAACTGCAATAGAACAAGAATTGAATGATAGGAAAGAAATATTAGAACTGAGGAGCAGAACGTACTTAAAGCAGGAATCTTTATTAAGAAAACAATTCGAGGATTTACAGAAGAATGTTAATGATTTATTACAGAGGTATTACCCTCAGCTCAAAGGTTCGTCTAATCCTCCAAAAGCTTAA
- the xpf gene encoding 3'-flap repair endonuclease Xpf has translation MMLRIYVDDREKNSGIPEILKSDGVAVIIEQLDVADYVLADGVAVERKSVSDLVNSVFDKRFFDQINRLTSAYENAFLLVEGNLNRIREITERWKAINSALISIIVDYNVKVVYSSDKRDSAEVLVKLAEKFQGNEGRKRTINLHDKPKFESIKDIQLYVVESLPNIGEVNAKKLLEKFSTIRNICNASISDLERVLGSRKRAEELYKILITPYSPESSNSNTKKSLMDFI, from the coding sequence ATAATGCTAAGAATATATGTAGATGACAGAGAAAAAAATAGTGGAATTCCAGAAATTCTTAAGAGTGATGGAGTAGCAGTTATAATAGAACAGTTAGACGTTGCAGATTACGTATTAGCTGATGGAGTAGCTGTAGAGAGAAAAAGTGTTTCTGATCTAGTTAATTCTGTTTTTGATAAGAGATTTTTTGATCAAATTAATAGATTAACTTCTGCTTATGAGAATGCCTTTTTACTCGTAGAAGGTAACTTAAATAGGATTAGAGAGATCACTGAAAGATGGAAAGCGATAAATTCTGCATTAATATCTATTATAGTGGACTATAATGTAAAGGTTGTATATTCTTCTGATAAGAGAGACTCTGCGGAAGTCTTAGTAAAACTTGCAGAAAAGTTTCAAGGTAATGAAGGTAGAAAGAGAACAATTAACCTTCATGATAAGCCTAAGTTTGAGAGTATTAAAGATATCCAACTTTACGTAGTAGAATCTCTTCCTAACATTGGTGAAGTTAATGCTAAAAAATTGTTAGAAAAATTTTCTACAATAAGAAATATATGTAATGCATCGATTTCGGATTTAGAGAGAGTTTTAGGCAGTAGAAAAAGAGCAGAAGAATTGTATAAAATTCTAATAACTCCTTACTCTCCTGAGTCTTCAAATTCTAATACCAAGAAATCCTTAATGGATTTTATATAA
- a CDS encoding elongation factor EF-2, giving the protein MAKYKTTEQVLSLMKDIERVRNIGIIAHVDHGKTTTSDTLLAAAGIISPKVAGEALALDYLSVEQQRGITVKAANVSLYHEVDGKGYVINLIDTPGHVDFSGRVTRSLRVLDGSIVVVDSVEGVMTQTETVLRQSLEERVRPILFINKIDRLVKELKLGPQEMMQKLLDIIKSVNDLIEMYAEPEFKDKWMVNPTQGTVVFGSAKDKWGFTLPIAQKKGINMKNVIDAYTAPDKSKLNELASQVPIHEALLDTVIKFVPNPRDAQKYRIPKIWKGEMDNDLVKSMLNADPNGPIVMMINDMKVDPHAGLVATGRVFSGTLRSGEEVWLVNAKAPQKILQVSIYMGQLRELADEIPSGNIAAVLGLDKARAGETLVDVNYKTLQGSFESLHYVSEPVVTIAVEPKNPKDLTKMIDALRKLTIEDPNLVVKINEETGEYLLSGMGFLHLEVSLQLLKDNYGIDVNTSPPIVVYRESIRAKSQVFEGKSPNKHNKFYISVEPLNDQTIELIANGTIREDMDSKEMAKILRDQAEWDYDEAKRIIAVDENVNLFVDMTSGIQHLREIMDTLLQGFRLAMREGPLAHEPVRGLKVVLHDAVVHEDPAHRGPAQLYPAVRNAIFAGFLTSRPTLLEPLQKLDIRVPMDLVGNVTSVLTRKRGKILNMTQVGNVARILAEIPVADSYELASDLRGSTGGRAFWGTEFSRWAPVPDSILMDTVMKIRERKGLPKQIPKPEDFLS; this is encoded by the coding sequence TTGGCGAAATATAAGACTACAGAACAAGTCTTAAGCTTGATGAAAGATATCGAAAGAGTTAGAAACATAGGAATCATAGCTCATGTAGATCACGGAAAAACTACAACAAGTGATACATTATTAGCAGCTGCAGGTATAATTTCACCTAAAGTTGCAGGAGAAGCTCTAGCATTGGATTATTTATCAGTTGAACAACAGAGAGGTATAACTGTAAAAGCCGCTAACGTCAGCCTATACCACGAAGTTGATGGTAAAGGATACGTAATTAACTTAATTGATACTCCAGGTCACGTCGATTTTAGCGGTAGAGTTACTAGGAGCTTAAGAGTTTTAGATGGATCTATAGTTGTAGTAGATTCTGTAGAAGGAGTAATGACCCAAACAGAAACTGTACTTAGGCAAAGTTTAGAAGAAAGAGTTAGGCCCATCTTATTTATCAACAAGATAGATAGACTTGTGAAAGAGCTAAAATTAGGACCTCAAGAAATGATGCAAAAACTACTTGATATAATAAAAAGCGTAAACGATTTAATAGAAATGTACGCTGAGCCAGAATTTAAAGATAAATGGATGGTTAACCCTACGCAAGGGACTGTAGTATTTGGTTCAGCAAAGGACAAGTGGGGTTTCACTTTACCTATTGCTCAGAAGAAAGGAATAAACATGAAAAACGTGATAGACGCTTATACTGCTCCTGATAAGAGTAAGCTTAATGAATTAGCTTCTCAAGTTCCAATTCATGAGGCATTATTAGATACTGTGATAAAATTCGTTCCAAATCCCAGAGATGCACAGAAATATAGAATTCCAAAAATATGGAAGGGAGAGATGGATAACGACTTAGTAAAATCTATGTTAAATGCTGATCCTAATGGGCCAATAGTGATGATGATAAACGATATGAAAGTAGATCCGCACGCAGGATTAGTTGCTACTGGTAGAGTATTCTCTGGAACTCTTAGATCTGGAGAAGAAGTGTGGTTAGTTAACGCAAAAGCTCCGCAGAAAATATTACAAGTCAGTATATACATGGGCCAGCTAAGAGAATTGGCAGATGAAATTCCTTCAGGTAATATAGCAGCAGTCTTAGGCCTAGATAAGGCAAGAGCTGGAGAAACTTTGGTTGACGTTAATTATAAAACTTTACAAGGAAGCTTTGAAAGCCTGCATTACGTATCAGAGCCAGTAGTCACTATAGCTGTAGAACCTAAGAATCCTAAAGATTTAACTAAAATGATAGATGCTTTAAGAAAATTAACAATTGAAGACCCTAACTTAGTCGTGAAAATTAATGAGGAAACCGGAGAATACTTATTATCAGGAATGGGATTCTTGCACTTAGAAGTATCGCTCCAGTTACTTAAGGATAATTACGGTATAGATGTTAACACTTCGCCACCTATTGTGGTATATAGAGAAAGCATCAGGGCTAAAAGTCAGGTATTTGAAGGAAAATCACCTAATAAACATAATAAGTTCTACATTAGTGTAGAACCGTTAAATGATCAAACTATCGAATTGATAGCTAATGGAACCATTAGGGAAGATATGGACTCTAAAGAGATGGCTAAGATCTTAAGGGATCAAGCAGAATGGGATTATGATGAAGCTAAGAGAATAATCGCTGTGGATGAAAATGTTAACCTATTTGTAGATATGACTAGTGGTATTCAGCATTTGAGAGAAATCATGGATACATTGTTACAAGGATTTAGGCTAGCAATGAGAGAAGGTCCTTTAGCACACGAACCAGTAAGAGGATTAAAAGTTGTACTGCATGATGCGGTTGTTCATGAAGATCCTGCCCATAGAGGTCCAGCACAACTTTATCCAGCAGTTAGAAACGCAATATTTGCAGGCTTCTTGACATCTAGACCCACACTGTTAGAGCCTTTACAAAAACTGGATATAAGAGTCCCAATGGATTTAGTAGGCAATGTAACTTCAGTACTTACAAGAAAAAGAGGAAAGATTCTAAATATGACACAAGTCGGTAATGTAGCGAGGATACTTGCAGAAATTCCAGTAGCTGACTCTTACGAATTAGCTAGTGATTTAAGAGGTTCAACGGGAGGTAGAGCCTTCTGGGGTACTGAGTTTAGCAGATGGGCTCCAGTGCCTGATAGCATCCTAATGGATACAGTAATGAAAATAAGGGAGAGGAAAGGATTACCAAAGCAAATACCAAAACCAGAAGATTTCTTATCGTGA
- a CDS encoding HAD family hydrolase, giving the protein MQEFNIFYGTRAVIFDFDNTLVEFNRHSRKALEAVAKDMSDYFNDISFSPGYEKILSILVSISEKLDSEGIYDRNKWWEETLNELNLKVEKDQLYEWTSLYWSIASNNPVYDDAKGIIEYLKTKGYKLGILTNDDGEGGNKLQRIRKTDISAYFDKIIIAGTDGVKPKPNIQPFVYICEQLNEKVENCIMIGDDAVKDCLAAKKAGLRAILIDRESKVKFAELYADYVIRSLMELEEFL; this is encoded by the coding sequence ATGCAAGAGTTCAATATATTTTACGGTACTAGGGCAGTTATTTTTGATTTTGATAATACATTAGTTGAATTTAACCGCCATTCTAGAAAAGCGTTAGAAGCAGTAGCTAAAGATATGTCTGACTATTTTAACGATATTTCTTTTTCTCCGGGCTATGAGAAAATTCTCTCCATTTTAGTTTCTATCTCAGAAAAACTAGATAGTGAAGGAATATATGATAGGAATAAATGGTGGGAAGAAACACTAAATGAACTTAATTTAAAAGTTGAAAAAGATCAACTTTATGAGTGGACTTCATTATATTGGTCTATAGCTTCCAATAATCCAGTCTATGATGATGCTAAAGGGATTATTGAATATTTAAAAACAAAAGGTTATAAGTTGGGCATTTTAACTAACGATGATGGAGAAGGAGGAAATAAACTGCAGAGAATAAGAAAAACTGATATTTCTGCATATTTTGATAAGATAATAATAGCTGGTACTGATGGGGTTAAACCTAAGCCAAATATTCAACCATTTGTATATATTTGCGAACAATTAAATGAAAAAGTTGAAAATTGCATAATGATAGGAGACGACGCAGTAAAGGATTGTTTGGCTGCAAAAAAAGCTGGACTAAGAGCAATATTAATAGATAGAGAAAGCAAGGTTAAATTTGCTGAATTATATGCAGACTATGTTATACGCAGTTTGATGGAGTTAGAAGAATTTCTTTGA
- a CDS encoding M28 family peptidase, translated as MIVERVKELSSLGEIFAGDKKEDKMVNRIRKLFDKCDETRVIPIPVLNYSESHEIIGKSKIESAEYLPYSPNIDIEGKLVDSTEECKDSILRVKINNLFEIPRSYIKAVENNCLAVVFFTDKRSKFVIKSDPLLNLFPTAPPKIPGIIIPKSEEDRIESKLSIKANVSIRESAGYILECIKNSKYEKKIYITAHHDHWFKGEHDNLLSVSMLPELNSEKYELHLVSFTAEEAGALGYQSFSWSYGSRKYFEVQNKNMDILLNINLDNIDPCNLKIKAISSMPSIFEKYFNNIHYEPEIYSDGYTFIKNGIPSITFEGYYKGYHSTNDEVNPAEEECITNLLLTFNKILNDNTLEEIRYEKLRNEIMQNMSSIQAPLRTYLVNILDKLNDREIYETMLKLHGGILSMDGLATVKPFHKLVGIRYGKPVYIEGKPSLKISSTDKLYLSSIAKEFENEYMSKIYEVSKKFF; from the coding sequence ATGATAGTAGAAAGAGTAAAAGAATTATCAAGTTTAGGCGAAATATTTGCTGGAGATAAAAAAGAGGATAAAATGGTAAACAGAATTAGAAAGCTCTTCGATAAATGTGATGAGACTAGAGTTATACCAATTCCAGTCTTAAACTATTCTGAATCTCACGAAATCATTGGTAAGTCTAAAATAGAGAGCGCTGAATATCTACCATATTCTCCTAATATAGATATCGAAGGAAAATTAGTTGACTCTACAGAAGAATGTAAAGATTCCATATTAAGAGTGAAAATAAATAATTTATTCGAGATACCTAGATCTTATATAAAAGCTGTAGAGAATAACTGCTTGGCTGTAGTTTTCTTTACGGATAAAAGAAGCAAATTTGTTATTAAATCAGATCCTCTTCTTAATCTTTTTCCTACTGCTCCACCAAAGATACCTGGAATAATAATACCTAAAAGCGAAGAAGATAGAATTGAAAGTAAATTAAGCATAAAAGCTAATGTAAGTATAAGAGAAAGTGCTGGATATATTTTGGAATGTATAAAAAATTCTAAATATGAAAAAAAGATTTACATTACTGCACATCACGATCACTGGTTTAAAGGAGAACATGATAACTTATTAAGCGTAAGCATGTTACCAGAATTAAATTCAGAAAAATATGAATTACATTTAGTAAGCTTTACTGCGGAAGAAGCGGGAGCTTTAGGATATCAATCGTTTTCTTGGAGTTACGGATCAAGAAAGTACTTTGAAGTTCAGAATAAGAACATGGATATACTTCTAAATATTAACCTTGATAATATAGATCCTTGTAATTTAAAGATTAAAGCTATCTCTTCTATGCCTTCTATATTTGAAAAATATTTTAATAACATACACTACGAGCCAGAAATTTATAGCGACGGTTATACATTTATAAAGAATGGAATACCTAGTATTACATTTGAAGGATATTATAAAGGATATCATTCAACAAACGATGAAGTTAATCCTGCTGAAGAAGAATGTATAACTAATCTTTTACTTACTTTTAATAAAATTCTAAATGATAATACCTTAGAAGAGATAAGATATGAAAAATTAAGAAATGAAATCATGCAAAATATGAGTTCTATACAAGCACCCCTAAGAACATATTTAGTAAATATCTTAGATAAATTAAATGACAGAGAAATTTATGAAACAATGCTTAAATTACATGGAGGTATACTGTCAATGGATGGATTAGCTACAGTCAAGCCATTTCATAAATTAGTAGGAATAAGATACGGAAAACCCGTATACATTGAAGGAAAGCCTTCACTTAAAATTTCATCAACCGATAAATTGTATTTAAGTTCTATAGCTAAAGAGTTCGAAAACGAGTATATGAGCAAAATATATGAAGTCTCAAAGAAATTCTTCTAA
- a CDS encoding DUF447 domain-containing protein translates to MELQETIKNIFPEDGIYEVILGTKGETENISPIGIILDQGKLRVKLYKDTTTYQNILIYPYCSINVIVDSPEIFYLTLFNKAVNYNLIHGLPVVSENVIFSSCKVTEDAPEYVILSLEPFDAKCSKTHVRAFNRGNCLFIDLLVNITRLNIFSKEELDSMLKIISYEIKVIKKTQPNLIDIVQEIEDIIRSKGYKLE, encoded by the coding sequence ATGGAGTTACAAGAGACTATAAAGAATATCTTTCCAGAAGATGGAATATATGAAGTTATATTAGGTACTAAAGGCGAAACAGAGAATATATCGCCAATAGGAATTATACTTGACCAAGGTAAACTTAGAGTAAAATTATACAAAGATACCACAACATATCAGAATATTCTTATTTATCCTTACTGTTCAATTAACGTGATAGTAGATAGTCCAGAAATATTTTATCTTACATTATTTAACAAGGCAGTCAATTATAATCTAATTCACGGTTTACCAGTTGTTTCCGAGAATGTTATATTTTCTTCTTGTAAAGTAACGGAAGATGCTCCAGAATATGTTATTTTATCTTTAGAGCCGTTTGATGCTAAATGCTCTAAAACTCATGTTAGAGCATTTAATAGGGGTAACTGTTTATTTATAGATTTACTAGTCAATATTACAAGATTAAATATTTTTTCTAAGGAAGAGCTCGATTCAATGTTAAAAATAATTTCTTATGAGATTAAAGTTATTAAAAAAACTCAACCTAACTTAATAGATATAGTTCAAGAGATAGAGGACATAATAAGATCAAAAGGTTATAAACTAGAATAA